The sequence TCCGTCAGCGTCCGCGCGGTCAAAGGGGGACACTGACGGGACCGAATCAGACCGAACGCGGTAAGAGCGGATCGAAAATCCACCTCATCGTCGACCGGAACGGGCTGCCCCTCTCGATCGGCATCTCCGGCGCCAACCTGCACGACAACCAGGCCCTCGAGCCCCTCGTCCGCGGGATACCGCCCATCCGCTCCCGGCGCCGACCCCGCAGACGACGCCCGACCAAACTCCACGGCGACAAGGGATACGACTACTCTCACCTGCGGCGATGGTTACGCACGCGGGGCATCATCCCTCGCAGCGACACTCACCTGCTACCGCAGACTGCCCAAATGAAATGGACGGCACGACGGTCAGGCCCCTGCCGACTCGCCCAACGTGAACGATCTCACCGACCACCCGGCATTCACTGGTTCGCGGCTCCTTCGTTGGCGTGATCAGTCATACCGTCCCCCACCTCCGAAGTCAGACGAGACCACGTCGGCCGGCGCGTCAGGACACTCGCACGCCAAGGGCCATGGGATCGGGCTCCTTCCAAGGGGTCGCGCGGATGGGCACGTTGGGGCCAATTGGCAGACGGGACAGATACAGGTGCGGTGATCAAGGAGTTCCACGCTCTGTGATCACGGGGAACCTGTGCCTGCGCTGCCGTCATGGCTGACCGGACCGCTGTGGGACCAACTCGCCATCCTGCTGCCGCAGCGGCCCGAGTTCCATCCCACCCACCCGTTGGACCTGAAATGTTGATCAGAGCCGCAGAACCTGGTCGGGTGGCCTGGGGGTGCGATTGCCCCGGGCTACCCGACCCTCCTATCCAGCGGGAGCGTTGCGTTGCGTTACCTGACGCCGTGGATTGCCTGGGGGTCTGTGACCGGCAGGGCGGGCTCGGCTTTCACGGTGGCGGGGGGCGGCGGCACATAGACCGGGGTGGGGTCGGGTTCCGGTGCGCACGTCTTGGCGATGACGCCTTTGCCTGCGGGGAGGCGGCCGTCTCGCAGGTAGTCGGTGAAGGCGTCGTCCAGGCAGGCGTTGCCGTGGAAGAGGATCTCGTGGAAGCTGCCGCCGTTCTGGACGACCAGTTTGGATCCGGGCAGTGCCTTGTGCATGGCGAGGGCACCCGGGTAGGGGGTGGCGGCGTCCTCGGTGGCCTGGAAGAGCAGGACGGGCGGCAGGCCCTTGCCGGTGATCTTCAGCCGGCCGGCCGGGTTGCCCTGGTAGGGCCAGAACATGCAGGCGGCGTTGTACCACATGTTGTTGTAGGTATAGAAGGGCGCGACGGCGTTGACCTTGGCCTGGTCCCTCTTCCAGAACTCCCAATCGCGCGGCCAGTTGTTCTCGGTGCACTGGACCGCGTTGTACGCCGGGAAGGTGCCGTCGTCGGCACCCGGGGCGGCATAGCGGTTATAGGCGCTCTGCAGCGGGCGGGTGTCGTTCTTGGTGAGGTAGGCCGACAGTACGGTTGCCATCTGCGGCCAGCGCAGGAAGTTGTAGCCGCCACCGTAGAAGGTGTCCTCGAACTCTGCGGGGCCGATCTTTCCGGGGGCCGGGGCGGCGGCTACCGGGCTGATCCGCAACGCGGCTTCGACCTGGTAGTACTTCTGCTCCACGGTGGCAGCGTCCGTGCCCAGGTGGTAGACCGGGTCGGCCTTGGCGGTCCATGCCGCGAAGGCGTCGAACCGGCGCTGGTGTTCCTTGTCCTGCAGGATGTTGTGGTCGTACCAGCTGATGGTGGGGCCAACGACGCTGTCGAGCACCATCCGGCGCACGTGCGAAGGGAAGAGCTGGCCGTACGTCGAGCCCAGCGAGGTGCCCCACGAGCCCCCGTAGAAATTGATCTTCTGGACGCCGAGTGCCCGCCGGATGCTGTCCATGTCGCGCGCGTTGTCGACGGTGGTCATGTGCGGTAGGAACCAGCTCCAGTTCGCGGCGCAGTCGGCCGCGTACGTGGCCGACTTCTCCAGCCATGCCTGCGAGGTGCCCTGGCTGACCTGGTAGTCCGGCCGCTCGGCGTCGAAGTAGTGTGCGTTGCAGGTGACGTGGGGTTCGCTGGCGTTGGTGCCGCGGGGGTCGAAGCCGATCCAGTCGTAGGTCGAGGCGACGTCCCGGGGAATCTTTCCGGAGACGTAGGCGGGCATCCACAGACCGGAGTCGCCGGGGCCGCCGGGATTCAGCAGGATGGGCCCCTGCCGTTTGCTCTTGGGCGCGGTGGCCGGGAGCCGGTTCACCTTGATTTTGATCTTGGCGCCGTTCGGCCGCGTGTAGTCCAGCGGCACTTCGAGCATGGCGCACTGCAGCGCAGGAGCTGTCGCATCGTTACAGGAACTCCAGATGAGTTTCCCCTGACCCGTGCCCCCTGGCGCAGTCAAGGAAGCCGAAGCAGGGGTGATACCCGCGCAGACTCCGCCGATGACGGCGACGACCGATAACAGGACTCTAGCTTTTGTCATGAAGGCATCATGTGGCATGTGCAATATCACATACCATCTTAGGAGTGGGCGTTACTCAACTGTGACTCGCTAGGCACGTACGACAGGCCGCGCAGACGGGCGACCGGTGATGGTCGGCGTCGTGGGCGTGTGTGGCAGCGGTGGGTGGTCCAGGCTGGGCGGATCAGGCTCGGACGGTGATGATCGCGTCGGTGAGGTCGAAAGCGGCTTCGATGACAGTGACCCGCCGTTCGTAGTAGCGCGCAAGCCGGTGTGAAGCGTTGTGCCACAACAGGCGTCTCGTCCCGGCTGGAAAGCGCATGGTGCTTCCAGGGATGGGCGATCCGGGACGGGGGACCCGGTCGGCCTCGAACTGGCAGCGGCGTGGCCGTTGACCAAGGCGCACAAGGCCAGTGCGCAGACTCGCCTCGCCGGCCGTTCGCGGCTGTGTGTGGAGGGAGTGAGGGCGGGCGACAGCTCACGTGGGAGGAGCTGGCGCCGTGCCGCGAGGGCGCGTCACGGCTCGAACGGTCGCGGCTCCGCAGATTCGGCAGATGCCCGCAGTGCACTGCGGGCTACGGTGCTGGTGGAGGCCACCTTTTGATCGGAGTACTGGACCACTCGCCCGCACCGCCCAGCCAGGACCCGCACGCCCATGCCGGCGGGCTGCCGACCGCGGGGCCTGTGTCGTGCTGCTTGGCGGGCGGCTACTGCCCGGCAAACCCCTTCAACGCTCCCGCGGCCAGCTCCAGGTTGACGACCCGCGTTGACGGGACCGACCTCACATCCCTTAGAGGTCCTAACAAAGGCGTCGGACGTGTCGGTG is a genomic window of Streptomyces griseochromogenes containing:
- a CDS encoding IS5 family transposase (programmed frameshift): MASELVERLVPDRSWELFQRVAPSAPTRPQGGGRRRSHGDREVLAAIVFVATSGCTWNQLSPGFGPSGVTAFRRFTEWSEARVWAKLHRLVLNELGGQGELDWSRCAIDSVSVRAVKGTLTGPNQTERGKSGSKIHLIVDRNGLPLSIGISGANLHDNQALEPLVRGIPPIRSRRRPRRRRPTKLHGDKGYDYSHLRRWLRTRGIIPRSDTHLLPQTAQMKWTARRSGPCRLAQRERSHRPPGIHWFAAPSLA
- a CDS encoding alpha/beta hydrolase, with amino-acid sequence MLEVPLDYTRPNGAKIKIKVNRLPATAPKSKRQGPILLNPGGPGDSGLWMPAYVSGKIPRDVASTYDWIGFDPRGTNASEPHVTCNAHYFDAERPDYQVSQGTSQAWLEKSATYAADCAANWSWFLPHMTTVDNARDMDSIRRALGVQKINFYGGSWGTSLGSTYGQLFPSHVRRMVLDSVVGPTISWYDHNILQDKEHQRRFDAFAAWTAKADPVYHLGTDAATVEQKYYQVEAALRISPVAAAPAPGKIGPAEFEDTFYGGGYNFLRWPQMATVLSAYLTKNDTRPLQSAYNRYAAPGADDGTFPAYNAVQCTENNWPRDWEFWKRDQAKVNAVAPFYTYNNMWYNAACMFWPYQGNPAGRLKITGKGLPPVLLFQATEDAATPYPGALAMHKALPGSKLVVQNGGSFHEILFHGNACLDDAFTDYLRDGRLPAGKGVIAKTCAPEPDPTPVYVPPPPATVKAEPALPVTDPQAIHGVR